The following are from one region of the Dermacentor albipictus isolate Rhodes 1998 colony chromosome 5, USDA_Dalb.pri_finalv2, whole genome shotgun sequence genome:
- the LOC139060300 gene encoding putative nuclease HARBI1 encodes MAAMDDFEEFVGYLDRHEEISTGAAFEYASPPRRVVRDHLNPMELYNDDEFLCRFRFSKSAVQQLLAMLPLRERTDGRGFPVPPLLQLLITLRFYGAGTFQIVTGDLVNVSQPTVSRVIERVSTMIARSLFTALVKFPAASEVSGVMSEFYKLGKFPGVSGCIDCTHVPIKSPGGDHAEVYRNRKGYFSINVHVSAHFKYRNANRSGTECRW; translated from the coding sequence ATGGCGGCGATGGACGACTTCGAGGAGTTTGTGGGCTACCTGGATCGCCACGAAGAAATATCGACTGGAGCAGCCTTCGAATACGCATCGCCGCCGCGTCGAGTAGTCAGGGATCATTTAAATCCCATGGAACTTTACAACGACGACGAGTTTTTGTGCCGATTCCGCTTCAGCAAAAGTGCCGTGCAGCAGCTGCTCGCAATGCTGCCTCTGCGGGAACGCACCGACGGACGTGGGTTCCCTGTGCCGCCTCTCCTGCAGCTCCTTATAACACTGCGGTTCTATGGAGCAGGCACATTTCAAATTGTGACCGGGGACCTCGTAAATGTTTCGCAGCCGACGGTCTCCCGGGTCATCGAGCGCGTATCCACCATGATCGCGAGAAGCCTGTTCACCGCGCTTGTGAAGTTCCCTGCCGCTTCAGAAGTGAGCGGTGTGATGAGCGAATTTTATAAGTTAGGAAAGTTTCCCGGTGTCAGCGGGTGCATTGACTGCACCCATGTGCCGATTAAGAGCCCTGGTGGTGACCACGCCGAGGTTTATCGCAACCGAAAAGGATACTTTTCGATAAATGTTCATGTGAGTGCCCATTTCAAATACCGTAACGCAAACAGAAGCGGTACAGAATGCCGCTGGTAG